In Tindallia magadiensis, the DNA window AAGGACAAAAGTAAGGCATTACTAAACCATGCGGGTCCCGCATGAACACAAGGAGGAATTTGTAATGGAACAAGTACAGAAAGAGACACTTGACAGGATTCTGGAATCATCGGATTGCGGAAATGCTGCACTCATTCCCATCATGCAGGAGATTCAAAGCGAATACCGCTATCTTCCCCGCTATGCCCTGGAGTACATCGCTGAAAAAATGGACATCAGCATTGCCAAAATTTACAGTGTAGCCAGTTTTTATGAAAATTTTTCTCTGGAGCCAAAAGGTAAATATATAATCCGCGTGTGCGACGGCACAGCCTGTCATGTGCGCAAATCGATTCCTATTCTGAACGCACTGAGAGCCAACCTGTCTTTATCTGAAGAAAAGCATACCACTGATGATATGCTCTTTACCGTTGAAGCTGTGTCCTGTATCGGGGCCTGTGGCTTAGCACCAGTAATTGCTGTGAACGAAGAAATGCATGCAGCCATGACGCCGGAAAAAGTACAGACGCTGTTAGCAGACCTAAGAAAGGAAGATGAAGCAGATGAATCCAATTGCTGATAGACAGGCTCTAATTGACGCCAGAAAAAGCTTTGCGGAGCATTTAGCCCTTGAAACCAAAAAAATTCTTGTGTGCGCCGGAACGGGCTGTGTGGCAGGAGGCGCTAATGTGGTTTTTGACACTTTCAAATCTCTATGCGAAGAGCGAGGAATCAACTGTTCCGTCGAACTTGGTCATGAACTTGAGCATGAAAGCATCGGTCTGAAAAAAAGCGGTTGCCATGGCTACTGTGAAGTGGGACCCTTGGTACGGATTGACCCTGCCGGCTGGTTTTTTATGAGAGTCAAGCCGGAGGATTGTGAAGAAATCATTGAAACCAGCATTGTAGGAAATCAGCCGGTTGAAAGGCTGTTGTACCAGAAAGATGGCATGACCTGCGATACCCAGGAAGAAATTCCTTTCTATAAAAAACAGACACGACTTGTCCTTTCCAACTGCGGTCACATAGACGCTGAATCCATTGAGGCATATATTGCCAATGGCGGATACAAGGCACTAGAACAGGCTCTATTCGACATGACACCGGAAGAGATCTGTCAGGAAATGAATCTGGCGGAACTGAGAGGCCGGGGTGGCGGCGGCTTTCCTGCGGGTAAAAAGTGGCAACAGGTGAATCGTCAGGAAGAAAAAGAGAAATATGTGGTGTGTAACGGGGATGAAGGAGATCCGGGGGCTTTTATGGACCGAAGCCTTATGGAAGGTGATCCGCACAGGATCATTGAAGGTATGATGATTGCAGGTATTGCCACAGGAGCGCAGGAAGGATATATCTATGTGAGAGCAGAATATCCTTTGGCGGTAATCCGGTTGAAAAACGCCATTGTTCAGGCGGAAAAATACCATTTGCTGGGTAAAGGAATTTTGGGAACGGAGTTTAATTTTAAGATTCATATCAGCCAGGGTGCCGGAGCCTTTGTGTGCGGAGAAGGCAGTGCCTTGACGGCTTCTATCGAAGGAAATAGGGGGATGCCTCGGGTAAAACCTCCTAGAACCGTTGAAAAAGGATTGTTCGGAAAACCTACGGTATTAA includes these proteins:
- a CDS encoding NADH-quinone oxidoreductase subunit NuoE family protein — protein: MEQVQKETLDRILESSDCGNAALIPIMQEIQSEYRYLPRYALEYIAEKMDISIAKIYSVASFYENFSLEPKGKYIIRVCDGTACHVRKSIPILNALRANLSLSEEKHTTDDMLFTVEAVSCIGACGLAPVIAVNEEMHAAMTPEKVQTLLADLRKEDEADESNC
- a CDS encoding NADH-quinone oxidoreductase subunit NuoF, whose amino-acid sequence is MNPIADRQALIDARKSFAEHLALETKKILVCAGTGCVAGGANVVFDTFKSLCEERGINCSVELGHELEHESIGLKKSGCHGYCEVGPLVRIDPAGWFFMRVKPEDCEEIIETSIVGNQPVERLLYQKDGMTCDTQEEIPFYKKQTRLVLSNCGHIDAESIEAYIANGGYKALEQALFDMTPEEICQEMNLAELRGRGGGGFPAGKKWQQVNRQEEKEKYVVCNGDEGDPGAFMDRSLMEGDPHRIIEGMMIAGIATGAQEGYIYVRAEYPLAVIRLKNAIVQAEKYHLLGKGILGTEFNFKIHISQGAGAFVCGEGSALTASIEGNRGMPRVKPPRTVEKGLFGKPTVLNNVETFANVPVILTMTSQAYKQIGIEKNYGTKAFALTGNVNNTGLIEVPMGTTIREVVFDIGGGVRDGRKFKAVQIGGPSGGCLTEQHLDLSLDFDSLVKAGAMIGSGGLVVMDDNTCMVEVARFFMNFTQNESCGKCVPCREGTKAMLHILDRIVAGEGEEEDIDTLLSLEETISETALCGLGKTAGSPVVSTITHFKDEYLAHILDKKCPTQNCEALGRYYIDESLCRGCTKCVKACPVDAISGEVKKPFKLDETKCIKCGACVPICPFKAILEG